One stretch of Comamonas testosteroni DNA includes these proteins:
- a CDS encoding cytochrome b: protein MAHEFKQIDPNSTTGAKAMNWLENRFPTAFDAYRVHMSEYYAPKNFNFWYIFGSLALLVLVIQIVTGIFLVMHYKPDAEKAFASVEYIMRDVPWGWLIRYMHSTGASAFFVVVYLHMFRGLLYGSYRKPRELVWIFGCAIFLVLMAEAFMGYLLPWGQMSYWGAQVIVNLFSAIPFVGPDLALLIRGDYVVGDATLNRFFSFHVIAVPLVLLGLVVAHLLALHDVGSNNPDGIEIKGPNAPKDEKGRPLDGVPFHPYYTVHDIFGVTVFLFLFSAVVFFAPEFGGYFLEYNNFIPADPLKTPNHIAPVWYFTPFYSMLRAITSEMMYVLIACVVLGAGYGILKSRLPGFAKGAVAIVALGAIAMMLSIDAKFWGVVVMGGAVIILFALPWLDCSPVKSIRYRPSWHKYVYAVFVVNFVVLAYLGVQPPSPVGEKVSQVGTLFYFGFFLLMPWWSRLGETKPVPERVTFKPH from the coding sequence ATGGCCCACGAATTCAAGCAAATCGACCCGAACTCCACGACCGGAGCGAAGGCCATGAACTGGCTGGAGAACCGGTTTCCGACGGCATTCGATGCGTACCGCGTCCATATGTCGGAGTACTACGCTCCCAAGAACTTCAACTTCTGGTACATCTTCGGCTCACTGGCGCTGCTGGTGCTGGTGATCCAGATCGTCACCGGCATCTTCCTGGTGATGCACTACAAGCCTGATGCCGAAAAGGCGTTTGCTTCCGTGGAATACATCATGCGTGATGTGCCCTGGGGCTGGCTGATCCGCTACATGCACTCCACAGGCGCCTCGGCGTTCTTTGTGGTGGTCTATCTGCATATGTTCCGCGGTCTTCTGTATGGTTCTTACCGCAAACCACGTGAACTGGTCTGGATCTTCGGCTGCGCCATCTTCCTGGTGCTGATGGCCGAAGCCTTTATGGGCTATCTGCTGCCCTGGGGCCAGATGTCGTACTGGGGCGCTCAGGTGATCGTGAACCTGTTCTCCGCCATCCCCTTTGTCGGTCCCGATCTGGCTCTGCTGATCCGTGGCGACTATGTGGTGGGCGATGCGACTCTGAACCGCTTCTTCAGCTTCCACGTGATCGCCGTGCCTCTGGTGCTGCTGGGTCTGGTCGTCGCGCATTTGCTGGCGCTGCACGACGTGGGCTCCAACAATCCCGATGGTATTGAGATCAAGGGCCCGAATGCGCCCAAGGATGAAAAAGGCCGCCCTCTGGATGGCGTTCCCTTCCATCCCTACTACACGGTGCATGACATCTTTGGCGTGACGGTGTTCCTGTTCCTGTTCTCGGCCGTGGTGTTCTTTGCGCCCGAGTTCGGCGGCTACTTCCTGGAGTACAACAACTTCATCCCGGCCGACCCGCTCAAGACGCCCAATCACATTGCCCCTGTCTGGTATTTCACGCCCTTCTATTCGATGCTGCGTGCCATCACCAGCGAGATGATGTATGTGCTGATCGCCTGCGTGGTGCTGGGTGCCGGCTACGGCATTCTCAAGTCGCGCCTGCCCGGTTTTGCCAAGGGCGCCGTCGCCATCGTGGCTCTGGGTGCCATCGCCATGATGCTGTCCATCGATGCCAAGTTCTGGGGCGTGGTCGTCATGGGTGGTGCGGTCATCATCCTGTTTGCCCTGCCCTGGCTCGATTGCAGCCCGGTCAAGTCGATCCGCTATCGTCCCAGCTGGCACAAATATGTGTATGCAGTGTTTGTGGTGAACTTCGTCGTCCTGGCCTATCTGGGGGTGCAGCCTCCGTCGCCGGTGGGCGAGAAGGTGTCGCAGGTCGGCACGCTGTTCTACTTCGGCTTCTTCCTGCTCATGCCCTGGTGGAGCCGCTTGGGTGAAACCAAGCCCGTGCCCGAGCGTGTCACCTTCAAGCCTCACTGA